ATTAAACGAAAAAGGAATATATTAATAAAAATTATAGTTTAATCTTTATAAGCATTATAGGGCAATTACATTCAGATAGAACTCTTTTTAATATAGAAGCTTTAAGATGTGACAAAATTCCATGCCAGGCTAGTGCTATTAAATCATTATTATTTTCTTTGGCAAAATTCAAAATTTCATCCGCAGGGTTGCCATGAAAAAGAGATAATTTAAGATTTATGTGATTATGATTATGCAATATAGGACAAAATCTTCTCATAAATTCTTTTGACCAGGAACTCCATTCATGTTGCGGATAATCTTCGTAATAAGGCGCTGTAAAAGCACCTTCTTCTTTTATTAATTCGGCTTTATGACTTGATATATGAACTAAATCAATCTCCGCAGTGGTTTTTACAAGTATATTCATTACCGGAACAAGCGCCTGTGCGGAATTCGGGGCGCCATTCAGAGGAATCAGTGCTCTTTTGGGAATCCACTTATCTTCTTGTAAAGTCATTTCAATATCAGGTTTTATTAACAAAACCGGTTTACTAGTATTTTCAACAACTTTTATGGCAACTGAACCTGCCTTTTGTGTTTTATCACAAGTTTTACCATGTGTACCCATGACTATATAATCTGCATGCTCGCTTTCAAGAAGAATTACTTCAGCCGGATCACCGGTTTTTTGGCTAAAAATATAGCAACCTAAATCTTCTTTATTTATTCCAATTTTTTCTAAAAACGAATTTGAATCAATTTTTTCCTCTGATATATGAAGAATACAAAGAGTTGTCTCAAGCAATTCTGCAAGACTTTTTGCCGGTATAAATGCTTTTAGCGAAGCCTCTGAACCATCCAAAGGCAATAAAATCTTTTTCATGTTCTTAATCCTTCCAGTTCCAGTTGTTATAGCTTAACTGAACTCCATAATAACTTGTATTTATATTTAATTTTTTCCAGTTGTTTTGTCCTAAACTGACAAAAATAGTTTTGTTAGTAGAGAATGAACTCTCATTATTGCTTTCTGAAAGAAAGAAAGTTATTTCTTCTTTGTTTAACTTAATATTCA
This portion of the bacterium genome encodes:
- a CDS encoding universal stress protein; protein product: MKKILLPLDGSEASLKAFIPAKSLAELLETTLCILHISEEKIDSNSFLEKIGINKEDLGCYIFSQKTGDPAEVILLESEHADYIVMGTHGKTCDKTQKAGSVAIKVVENTSKPVLLIKPDIEMTLQEDKWIPKRALIPLNGAPNSAQALVPVMNILVKTTAEIDLVHISSHKAELIKEEGAFTAPYYEDYPQHEWSSWSKEFMRRFCPILHNHNHINLKLSLFHGNPADEILNFAKENNNDLIALAWHGILSHLKASILKRVLSECNCPIMLIKIKL